The Athene noctua chromosome 26, bAthNoc1.hap1.1, whole genome shotgun sequence genome has a window encoding:
- the H2AX gene encoding histone H2AX isoform X1: protein MSGRGKSGGKARAKAKSRSSRAGLQFPVGRVHRLLRRGHYAERVGAGAPVYLAAVLEYLTAEILELAGNAARDNKKTRIIPRHLQLAVRNDEELNKLLGGVTIAQGGVLPNIQAVLLPKKTGGGAGPTKAGKKGGGQLSQEY, encoded by the coding sequence ATGTCTGGCCGTGGCAAGAGCGGCGGTAAGGCCCGGGCCAAGGCCAAGTCTCGCTCGTcccgggctgggctgcagttCCCGGTCGGGCGCGTTCACCGGCTGCTGCGGCGCGGGCACTACGCGGAGCGGGTGGGGGCCGGCGCGCCCGTGTACCTGGCGGCCGTGCTGGAGTACCTGACGGCCGAGATCCTGGAGCTGGCGGGCAACGCGGCGCGCGACAACAAGAAGACGCGGATCATCCCGCGGCACCTGCAGCTGGCGGTGCGCAACGACGAGGAGCTCAACAAGCTGCTGGGCGGCGTCACCATCGCGCAGGGAGGCGTCCTGCCCAACATCCAGGCCGTGCTGCTGCCCAAGAAgacgggcggcggcgcgggccccACCAAGGCCGGCAAGAAGGGCGGCGGGCAGCTGTCGCAGGAGTACTag
- the HMBS gene encoding porphobilinogen deaminase isoform X1: MAEPDAAAGENGVGGRAVRVGTRRSQLARIQTDSIVEMLRELYPDLCFEIVAMSTTGDKILDTALSKIGEKSLFTKELENALERNEVDLVVHSLKDLPTSLPPGFTIGAVCKRENPLDAVVFHPKNCGKTLSLLPEKSVIGTSSLRRAAQLKKKFPQLEFRDIRGNLNTRLKKLDEKEDFSAIILAAAGLKRMGWENRIGQLLSPEDCLYAVGQGALAVEVRAKDQEILNMVSALHDVDTVLCCIAERAFMKSLEGGCSVPVAVNTMLKDGQLYLTGAVYSLDGSDSLKETMQTSVNYPQRNEDGPNDDVQHVGITAKNVPGQAQEAAENLGVELASLLLSKGAKHILSVARQLNDAR; the protein is encoded by the exons ATGGCCGAGCCGGACGCGGCAGCC GGCGAGAACGGCGTGGGCGGCAGAGCGGTCCGCGTGGGCACCCGCCGGAGCCAG CTGGCCCGGATTCAGACTGACAGCATAGTCGAGATGCTCCGTGAGCTATACCCTGATCTCTGCTTTGAGATCG TTGCCATGTCAACGACTGGAGACAAGATCTTGGACACAGCACTTTCCAAG ATCGGGGAGAAGAGCCTCTTCACCAAAGAGCTGGAAAATGCACTTGAAAGAAATGA AGTTGACCTTGTGGTTCACTCCTTGAAGGACCTGCCaacttctcttcctcctggctTTACCATTGGCGCCGTCTGCAA AAGGGAGAATCCACTTGATGCTGTTGTCTTTCATCCCAAAAACTGTGGGAAAACTCTGAGCCTCCTTCCTGAAAAGAG cGTGATTGGAACCAGCTCGCTTCGGAGAGCAGCCCAGCTCAAAAAGAAGTTCCCTCAGTTAGAATTCAGGGATATT AGAGGGAATTTAAATACCCGCTTGAAGAAGCTAGATGAGAAGGAAGACTTCAGTGCCATCATCCTGGCTGCTGCCGGGCTGAAGAGGATGGGCTGGGAGAACCGCATTGGCCAG CTCCTAAGCCCTGAAGATTGTCTGTATGCCGTTGGACAG GGTGCCTTAGCGGTGGAAGTTCGTGCCAAAGACCAAGAGATACTGAATATGGTATCTGCTCTGCACGATGTAGACACCGTGTTATGCTGCATTGCTGAGAGAGCCTTTATGAAAAGTTTG GAGGGTGGATGTAGCGTCCCTGTCGCTGTCAACACGATGCTGAAAGATGGCCAG TTGTATTTGACGGGAGCAGTTTACAGTCTGGATGGATCCGATAGCCTGAAGGAGACTATGCAGACCAGTGTCAATTATCCTCAAAGG AATGAAGATGGACCAAATGACGACGTGCAGCACGTTGGCATCACAGCCAAGAATGTCCCCGGTCAGGCCCAGGAAGCTGCGGAGAACCTTGGTGTTGAACTAGCTAGTTTACTTCTGAGTAAGGGAGCTAAGCATATCCTTAGTGTGGCAAGGCAGCTCAACGACGCCCGCTAA
- the H2AX gene encoding histone H2AX isoform X2, with the protein MSGRGKSGGKARAKAKSRSSRAGLQFPVGRVHRLLRRGHYAERVGAGAPVYLAAVLEYLTAEILELAGNAARDNKKTRIIPRHLQLAVRNDEELNKLLGGVTIAQGGVLPNIQAVLLPKKTSSHKPGRLKSGPYLP; encoded by the exons ATGTCTGGCCGTGGCAAGAGCGGCGGTAAGGCCCGGGCCAAGGCCAAGTCTCGCTCGTcccgggctgggctgcagttCCCGGTCGGGCGCGTTCACCGGCTGCTGCGGCGCGGGCACTACGCGGAGCGGGTGGGGGCCGGCGCGCCCGTGTACCTGGCGGCCGTGCTGGAGTACCTGACGGCCGAGATCCTGGAGCTGGCGGGCAACGCGGCGCGCGACAACAAGAAGACGCGGATCATCCCGCGGCACCTGCAGCTGGCGGTGCGCAACGACGAGGAGCTCAACAAGCTGCTGGGCGGCGTCACCATCGCGCAGGGAGGCGTCCTGCCCAACATCCAGGCCGTGCTGCTGCCCAAGAAgac TTCAAGTCACAAACCTGGAAGGCTCAAGTCAGGACCCTATCTGCCCTAA
- the HMBS gene encoding porphobilinogen deaminase isoform X2 — protein MAEPDAAALARIQTDSIVEMLRELYPDLCFEIVAMSTTGDKILDTALSKIGEKSLFTKELENALERNEVDLVVHSLKDLPTSLPPGFTIGAVCKRENPLDAVVFHPKNCGKTLSLLPEKSVIGTSSLRRAAQLKKKFPQLEFRDIRGNLNTRLKKLDEKEDFSAIILAAAGLKRMGWENRIGQLLSPEDCLYAVGQGALAVEVRAKDQEILNMVSALHDVDTVLCCIAERAFMKSLEGGCSVPVAVNTMLKDGQLYLTGAVYSLDGSDSLKETMQTSVNYPQRNEDGPNDDVQHVGITAKNVPGQAQEAAENLGVELASLLLSKGAKHILSVARQLNDAR, from the exons ATGGCCGAGCCGGACGCGGCAGCC CTGGCCCGGATTCAGACTGACAGCATAGTCGAGATGCTCCGTGAGCTATACCCTGATCTCTGCTTTGAGATCG TTGCCATGTCAACGACTGGAGACAAGATCTTGGACACAGCACTTTCCAAG ATCGGGGAGAAGAGCCTCTTCACCAAAGAGCTGGAAAATGCACTTGAAAGAAATGA AGTTGACCTTGTGGTTCACTCCTTGAAGGACCTGCCaacttctcttcctcctggctTTACCATTGGCGCCGTCTGCAA AAGGGAGAATCCACTTGATGCTGTTGTCTTTCATCCCAAAAACTGTGGGAAAACTCTGAGCCTCCTTCCTGAAAAGAG cGTGATTGGAACCAGCTCGCTTCGGAGAGCAGCCCAGCTCAAAAAGAAGTTCCCTCAGTTAGAATTCAGGGATATT AGAGGGAATTTAAATACCCGCTTGAAGAAGCTAGATGAGAAGGAAGACTTCAGTGCCATCATCCTGGCTGCTGCCGGGCTGAAGAGGATGGGCTGGGAGAACCGCATTGGCCAG CTCCTAAGCCCTGAAGATTGTCTGTATGCCGTTGGACAG GGTGCCTTAGCGGTGGAAGTTCGTGCCAAAGACCAAGAGATACTGAATATGGTATCTGCTCTGCACGATGTAGACACCGTGTTATGCTGCATTGCTGAGAGAGCCTTTATGAAAAGTTTG GAGGGTGGATGTAGCGTCCCTGTCGCTGTCAACACGATGCTGAAAGATGGCCAG TTGTATTTGACGGGAGCAGTTTACAGTCTGGATGGATCCGATAGCCTGAAGGAGACTATGCAGACCAGTGTCAATTATCCTCAAAGG AATGAAGATGGACCAAATGACGACGTGCAGCACGTTGGCATCACAGCCAAGAATGTCCCCGGTCAGGCCCAGGAAGCTGCGGAGAACCTTGGTGTTGAACTAGCTAGTTTACTTCTGAGTAAGGGAGCTAAGCATATCCTTAGTGTGGCAAGGCAGCTCAACGACGCCCGCTAA
- the HMBS gene encoding porphobilinogen deaminase isoform X3, with product MLRELYPDLCFEIVAMSTTGDKILDTALSKIGEKSLFTKELENALERNEVDLVVHSLKDLPTSLPPGFTIGAVCKRENPLDAVVFHPKNCGKTLSLLPEKSVIGTSSLRRAAQLKKKFPQLEFRDIRGNLNTRLKKLDEKEDFSAIILAAAGLKRMGWENRIGQLLSPEDCLYAVGQGALAVEVRAKDQEILNMVSALHDVDTVLCCIAERAFMKSLEGGCSVPVAVNTMLKDGQLYLTGAVYSLDGSDSLKETMQTSVNYPQRNEDGPNDDVQHVGITAKNVPGQAQEAAENLGVELASLLLSKGAKHILSVARQLNDAR from the exons ATGCTCCGTGAGCTATACCCTGATCTCTGCTTTGAGATCG TTGCCATGTCAACGACTGGAGACAAGATCTTGGACACAGCACTTTCCAAG ATCGGGGAGAAGAGCCTCTTCACCAAAGAGCTGGAAAATGCACTTGAAAGAAATGA AGTTGACCTTGTGGTTCACTCCTTGAAGGACCTGCCaacttctcttcctcctggctTTACCATTGGCGCCGTCTGCAA AAGGGAGAATCCACTTGATGCTGTTGTCTTTCATCCCAAAAACTGTGGGAAAACTCTGAGCCTCCTTCCTGAAAAGAG cGTGATTGGAACCAGCTCGCTTCGGAGAGCAGCCCAGCTCAAAAAGAAGTTCCCTCAGTTAGAATTCAGGGATATT AGAGGGAATTTAAATACCCGCTTGAAGAAGCTAGATGAGAAGGAAGACTTCAGTGCCATCATCCTGGCTGCTGCCGGGCTGAAGAGGATGGGCTGGGAGAACCGCATTGGCCAG CTCCTAAGCCCTGAAGATTGTCTGTATGCCGTTGGACAG GGTGCCTTAGCGGTGGAAGTTCGTGCCAAAGACCAAGAGATACTGAATATGGTATCTGCTCTGCACGATGTAGACACCGTGTTATGCTGCATTGCTGAGAGAGCCTTTATGAAAAGTTTG GAGGGTGGATGTAGCGTCCCTGTCGCTGTCAACACGATGCTGAAAGATGGCCAG TTGTATTTGACGGGAGCAGTTTACAGTCTGGATGGATCCGATAGCCTGAAGGAGACTATGCAGACCAGTGTCAATTATCCTCAAAGG AATGAAGATGGACCAAATGACGACGTGCAGCACGTTGGCATCACAGCCAAGAATGTCCCCGGTCAGGCCCAGGAAGCTGCGGAGAACCTTGGTGTTGAACTAGCTAGTTTACTTCTGAGTAAGGGAGCTAAGCATATCCTTAGTGTGGCAAGGCAGCTCAACGACGCCCGCTAA